The following coding sequences are from one Mytilus trossulus isolate FHL-02 chromosome 8, PNRI_Mtr1.1.1.hap1, whole genome shotgun sequence window:
- the LOC134680990 gene encoding uncharacterized protein LOC134680990 produces the protein MGTEVLFFVPNIIGYFRLALLCASLWFYSNPVWFLSLYGLSAFLDGFDGYFARKLNQTSVFGAWFDVVIDNISRGFLWCLLYKWGYGVILIEWLTFVCTHKRGANWRIPDESFPLLCKLVMQNCFKSPLGIIALTGVHCLPVWLYACDSNFLTDLGLHLWLQYTGSAVLVVGRLLALRVEIFYIMTHIRTMLDETASTAD, from the exons GTTACTTTAGATTAGCTTTACTATGTGCCAGTTTATGGTTCTACAGTAACCCTGTCTGGTTCCTTTCCCTATACGGCCTGTCAGCATTTTTAGATG gcTTTGATGGTTATTTTGCCAGGAAATTGAACCAGACATCTGTATTTGGTGCATGG tttgatGTGGTTATAGACAACATCAGTAGAGGATTTCTATGGTGCTTACTTTACAAG TGGGGTTATGGTGTTATTCTGATTGAATGGCTGACATTTGTGTGTACTCATAAAAGGGGAGCTAACTGGAGGATACCAGATGAAAGTTTTCCATTACTTTGTAAACTTGTTATGCAGAATT gttttAAGTCACCCCTAGGTATAATAGCTTTGACAGGGGTCCATTGTTTACCTGTTTGGTTGTATGCCTGTGATTCTAATTTCTTGACTGACCTTGGCCTTCACTTGTGGTTACAATACACAGGTTCTGCAGTATTGGTTGTAGGCAGGTTATTGGCTTTAAGGGTTGAG atattTTACATAATGACACATATCAGAACTATGCTTGACGAAACAGCCTCCACTGCAGATTAA